Part of the Capsicum annuum cultivar UCD-10X-F1 chromosome 12, UCD10Xv1.1, whole genome shotgun sequence genome is shown below.
aatttttttcttttttttttgttgatgctattgattttccttgaatattattgtatcgTAAATATTGATCGTTACGTTATGTTTGATATGAGACTTTATTgaccactttttaataatttattaaaatcataataaccactatatgacatatacagaaaattagaatggcaagaaaaaaatattaaatttctcatttttaaataatataatatactaggccttatatttctataatatagttcattcaaaataaaagttgatatatttccgtcatagattgtcatttatttcacgttagtaaattttgattaaaagaagaaaaagatattagAATATctataacaattaaaaatgatgttgtaccatagaaaacaaataataatgtttttcttggtggttggttgtagttataagaggaatttgtgtaaaaatttaaagattggagTTATATGAAATGATAATGAAAGTTGAAAATGGaagtgaaaaattgtgaaaacaataaaaagttgttttcactttttagaATTCAACTCCAGaataattttccaaattttcatggccaaacaccacaatttccgaaaaagtgaaaaaagtgaaaataaatttcgcaaaaagggaaaaaattttATGGTCAAACGGGCAATGTCCCATTATATTATTGCTTGCTAATCAGTGGCCTACATGTACTTCAAACTACAAGCTAGCAATTACGCGAATACAATGAAGATCCTAGTGCAGTAATCAATTTTTGCAAACACTCTCTGAATTACTTTGCCAGTAGATGTATAAATATCAGCTCAACATAGCttgttccaaaaaaaaaaatgcaccTTCCACCAAGGGACGAAGCAAATGCATAAAGTTTTTGTACTAAAATACCTTTTCGTGCACACGGATTATTTACAGAAAGAACTGATTAAAGGAACATGTCATGCAACAGGAATTTTGGGTTCGCCTAAATTTACAAAGGCCTGTGCTCGAGCCATACGTCCCAATGCCGCATCCCAAGAGACAAGATGATTCATGAACACATTAACATAGTTCGCTTTATCATTCTGtgaaaagagaagaaacaaaGACGGACATTAGAAAGAACATCTTTGCAGAAAGCAGAAGGGAAGAACTATGGGTACCTTGTAATCCAGATAATAAGCATGCTGCAATACAGGAAGAACAAATAATAATGAATATCATTTCTCAATTTAACTGTATTAGCACCGCGAATGCAAATGCTAAAAGGTTTGTGATTTCTTTAAGTGACTGAGTGAAGGGTGCATGGGGAAAGGAGGGTAAAATACTGACTGAGAACTCACCTCCCACACGTCCAAACCGATTAGGGGCTGCGGGATCAAAAGAGATACCAAATGAACATGCAAGTATTGGTAACCAAGAAAATGTAATTTCTAAGAACGTGTTACAAGCTATTGAACATTAGAGGAAAAAGAATTCTCACGATATCATTCCACACAAGCGGGTTGACAGCGTTTGATGTTTTAATAATTGCAAGACGCTTCTCCTCTCTGTTCACTGAAATAATCAAATTGAAGATGTTATCAAAGAACCATGAAGGAGATCATCGACTGTTCAAATGTGGTTGACAATGGCTATAAAAGCTCCCAAGATATTTGAAGGTTGAGAACCATGACGATGTTTTCGATGATGGTTGATGACTAGAAATTACAATTTTGCTAAACCTTTCATCAACCAAGAATTGAGTCGACACACAAGATGAAGTCCAGAGCCTCATTCTGAACTTGGTCTGTACACACACTGTAGAGGAAACTGAGGCCAAAATCTAAGCTtgatctttttcattttttactgtCAAAACATACTAAAGAAAATTAATGATGGGAACTGGAAAATTAATGTATGAGTTTGAGAAACAAAAAGCACAAGTTATCCTTATGAAAAGGATTAGTTATACAACTGACTACAAGCTGTCCCTCAATGAAGTTGCTCATTGATTTGGTTTGGAGAAAAACATACACAAGGAGAAGTGAAACAACAATAAAAGAGAGTTCAGAAGAACATTAATTCTGGGTACTAAATTGAAAGAGCAGCCAAAGAAGAAAGTAAACAAATGAAAAACAGATGTAGAACATTAGCTATACTTAGCAACTTACAGACAAGCCAAATCCATCCAGAGCCAAATAATGTGAGAGCTGCCTCTATAAACTTCTCCTTGAAGTTGGTAAATGaaccaaaatccttctcaattTGCTGAAGGAGTCCTAATTTAGGCATGTCACCACCTCCCGGTTGCATGGATTCCCAGAAGAAATCATGATTCCATACCTGGAATAAGATCCATAAGTATCGTCCTTGTTAAAATGAGGTTCACAGAATACAGACGAATAAGGTTAAGGAGAAGCTCAGTTTCTTTTTGAttggaaaaattcaaaaagtaaagCGACTGAAACTGAATAATAGAAAGATTATTGGAAAATCCCCAGAGAtatgaatttgataaaaattGAATGGTTCAAATCCAGCTCCCTACGTTCTACAATATTTTTACTTGTAGACtcctttttatatgtttttctgTCACCAAAGGTCTTTCCTCTGTCTTCTCTATTCTTATTGTAGACACATAATGCTCCCAGTCAAGTTTAGTGTGGCCTCCAACTGTCTCATTCACACTTTCAACAGTAATTTACAGATCCAAATGCAAATCCAAAAAATTATTCCAATGTCCCAAAATATAGCTAAGACCCTCCTACTTGGGATATCTCCAAGTAAAACTCCTTTTCTCCACCAACATATAGATGAGTACCAAAAAGCTTAACTGCATCATCAAACATtaggaaactgacaagacatcCTCTAACACAGGATTGATTTGAAGCACTTGAATTACATACCAACTAAACGGACAAGAATTTTTTAGGATGGCAGGAATACGAGCCCCAACTGAGGGTATTCAAACTTTATAAATGCAGCCTAATCAAAAACCCTATTATGGTTAAGTTGCTTGGCATTCCTCTATATAAGCATTTCCCAGGGACTCCTGTGTATACATGAAGTACATTCAGTAGAATCAATTTCCaagagtaatttcattcaaaataaaagaaaatattgtcCAACATAAGAAGTCAGAAAGTACAAGCTGGAGGCTGCAACCTACAAAAAGATATTGGCTTATCAGAGAGTTTTACATAATGCAAGCAAAAGACTTCTTTTAATAGTGTGGATAACTTTCTCTGGCTAATAGTGTGGATAATTTTTGGACTTTATTAGCTCCCTGATCTTAGCTTAGACATTTTACAAGAGTTAGTGTCttcttttgttatcttttgtaaATATGCATCTTCTTGATGCCTTATAAATGTAATTCCTTACCCCATTAGAAAAACGAAAAAGGGCCAAAAATTCCCCAAACCTATtgaatttggctcgaaaatacctaCCTTCCACCTATTGGACCAAAAATGCACTCAAcatttatatcatgacttaaaaTTTCTGCTCCTTCAACTCATTGGACAACATGGCAGTGTATGATTGGTTGAGGTATTAATTTAATGGagattaaattatcaattcatggGTCTAACCTGATCCACTCATAAAATTAAACCCAAATTCCTAATTATTAATACTCCAAAGATTTAGGAATAACTCCCAACATTCTCTAGAAATTTTACAATGGAGACAAAGGTGCTCCATAGTTTCTTGGTCTTCTTGACACTGAAAGCATCTGTTACATAGGTTAAAAACCTCTTTTCTGCAAGTTATTTTGAGTTAAGCATGCTTCCCAAGTTGTAACCCATCCAAAACATGCTACTTTAACTGGAGCTTTTGTCTTCCATATCATCTTCCAAGGCCAAGAATTATCCCAGTGACCTGACTGTTTTATCAACACACTATAACAATTTTTAACTGTAAATTTCTTGTCTTTACTTGCCCACCAAATTAGAGAATCCACCTTATTCTGATCAATATGCACCGATCCCAATTGTTGAAGCAACTGACAAAAATCTTCTACCTCCCAGTCATTCAAATTTATCCGAAACCTTGGCTGCCAACTAGTGTGAGAATGGAATTCAGCAATACTCCCATCCTTTTTAGAAGAACAGTTGAACAAAGTAGGACAAAGTAGGAAACTTATCCTTTAAACATGCATCACCAACCCACAAATCAGTCCAAAACTTAGTTTTTTCTCCATTTCCCACAGTTTGGTGAATTGACTAAAGTTTTCCCAAAGTCTGCTAATGTTCTTCCATATTCCCCCATTAATAGTACTCCATCTATCCTTCCTCCCATAAACAGCATTTATAAGCTTTTTCCAAATTTCCACACCTTCCAAGTTGTACCTCCATAACCATTTGAGAAGCAAACTTTTATTATGTAGCTTCAGATTTCTAACTCCCAAGCCACCTTCCTTCTTATCTTTAAGAACCACTTCCCATTTCaccaaataaaattttttcttaTCTACATTACCTTCCCACAAAAGTTGACTCCTCAAAGAGTTCATTCTTTTCTCCACATTCACGGGCATTGAGAAAAGGGACATTATATAAGTAGGCATACCATCCAATACACTGTTAACAAGAGTGAATCTGCCCCCAAAAGATAAATATTGTTTCTTCCATGGAGTAAGTTTACTGACACATCTATCCACGACACCTTGCCAAATACTTTTATCATTCCTTTTCGCTCCTAGTGGAAGTCTTAAATAAACTGTGGGGAATTTTTCCACCTTACATCCCAGAATGTCGACTAGTTCCTCTATGTAATCATCTGCATTAATACTGAAAATACTACTCTTTGCCATATTAACTTTCAAACCTGTGACTGCTTCAAAACTCTGCAAAATCTAAAGTATTTGTTCCTTATCCGCTTCAAAGAAAAGAAGAGTATCATCGGCATAAAGAATGTGTGATATCGTAATCTTGTCAACACAATTTCTTCCAAAGCTCATGCGTTTTATCCAACCCAATTTTTCAGCTCGCTTCATCATTACACTTAGAACTTCCATCATCAGAGTAAACAAATAGGGGGACAGTGGATCCCCTTGCCTCAAACCTCTTTGACAGTTAAAAAACCATGTGGACTCCCGTTTATCAATATAGAGAATTTTACAGTAAAAATGCAGTACTTGATCCATTCAAGCCATTTATCACCAAAATTCATctgtttcaaaatatttaaaagacgtGACCAGTTGACATGGTTGTAGGActtttcaagatcaagtttgCAAGCAACTCCTTTCCTCTTTGATTTCATTAATTGCTCAATACTTACATTGGAAACCAAAGTTGCATCTGCTATTTGCCTCCCTTTAATAAATGCATTCTGATGTTCCGACACTAACTTATCAATCACCAATTTAAGCCTTGCGAACAATATTTTAGCAATAATTTTGTACACACTCCCGAGTAAGCTGATAGGCCTAAAATCTTTTACCTCAACTGCCCCCTTCTTTGGAATCAAAGCAATAAACGTGGCATTTAAACTTTTAACAAAAGAGCCTTTCTGGTGAAAAATTTCCACTGTTCTCCAAACATCATAATTGTTTCATTTTCGAAGGAAGCTAAATATAGGCCCACGACAGCTGGGGTAGTGCTTTGTTAGAAGGACATGTTTATTGGtcataaaaattaatgaattgcCAGAGGAAAACATTTCTGCAACACAAAGGGAAACACAAAGTGGCAAAGTTTGCTTTAAATATTGATAAGAGATTAACTTTTATTCACTCGTATAGAACACTTTTACCTAATCAAATTGTTTAAAAAACTTAGAAATCAGTAAATATGGCTTGATAATTAGTGAAAAGGGCAAGTAAAAGAATCAGATTGTACTGAGTACATACAAATTCTTTACAGTTTCCAatcatcttttctttcacttACTAATCATCTTAATGGAAAAAAAGGATCTTTACCAAAATAAAAAGGCAGTCTGGTGTACTAAGCTCCCACTATGTGTAGGATACAGGGAAGGCCCCACCACAAAaatctattgtacgcagcctcaccttacatttctgcaaggggaggggttgtttccaaggcttgaacttgTGATCTACTGGTCACATGGATCTTTACCAAGAGAGACAACAATATTGGAGGACTATATGAggaagaacaaaaaaattataggaGGGGGGACTAATAATTAAGAATTCGGGTTTAATTATATGGATTGATCAGATCGATACATATGACTGGGTAATTTAATTCACATTAAATGAAAACTTGTACCAATCATACGTTAACAAATGGCATTTGTAAAGCCCATCTAGTCAACCGTTAGCTTTTCACACAAAAGTCAAAACATAACGAAGAGGAAATTTTTGGTAATGGGTGGAAGGAGGGTATTTCAAGCCAAATTCAACAAGGGCATTTTTGACCCTTTCCCCAAAAGAAGTTTCTTCTTCTATAGTAAACATGTAACTAATTTTTTCTGAACTTAAGAGCATGAAATGGGATGTGCGGCATAGTATGCATCAAAATGTGTAGATACTAACTCTTGCTGATCCTTTATCCCTCAAAGTAAATATCCTTAAGAGATCGCAGTACTCATTGTTcacttttaagataatttcatctaAGAGTTTAAGCTGTTAGAGATggaatgcatttatttatttgatgtcTGAATTCATCTCATTTGAGCCTAATCTCCTATTTTTTAGGTCAAGCACATGTAATATTTCATAGATGGTGGCAATGAGATTAAAATGCAAGACCTACGATGTTGGATTGTACGGTGGCAATcaaatttaattcatattttatgtcTAATACTCAGCATGGAGAATTTTCTaataatttgttttttattaCATCCATTTAGAATTGACTTTGTCAAAACATATCTGATATGAGAGAAAGACATAGCCATGGTAAAAGTGGGAGAAGGAGAGAAGTTAAAGAATAGAGGAAGAGAACCATGTCAGATCCAGGGAAAAATGTTTTAGCTGCCTGAACAAGTATTTAGgacaaacctttttttttttataaccgtggtgtccgggccagcttgcgcCAGGGATGGCTCAAGCACATTGGTGGCTTAAGGCAAAAGTTAAATGGGAGGTCttaaattcaacaacaacaaaaattatatatgtttttatcTACAATTTATTTTTCTAGCCTTTTGACATATTAAATTCTAACAAATAGTTTAAACACAATGTGCACTatcaaatagaaaaatatcaaatataaaatataaaaataatataaaaagttagAATGATATAACCCAATTCAAGAAATATGAAGGCTTGATCGATGATCCCAAATATCTTTTAGCCgctttaaaatgtatttttaaatttgaaacatGAACTATGTTCTCTTCGAAGTGAAAATCAATACagtaaaaatattatcaacaatgtttagattttgatgttaactttttgagtctttgaacttgaaaaaagtgaataaagaagaatagaagaaagagagaggagAGAACGTGAGTAAGAGAGAAAAGGTGAGAATAGTggataaaaaaaaagtaactaaaatattaaaaggaaagaaaacgtcttttatgaaaaaagtaaaaagagatgTCAATTGAATAATAAATTACTTATCCGTTGAGTGAAACaaaaatctcttatttttaagtttttgatttttttatctaattctatttttaaactattcaccatcttaaaaaaaaaattataattttttttcacattaataatataaaaagtgGTAGAAAATGAGGCCCTCCATAAATGGAGACCTTACGCAACCGCCTAAAATTTTTTCATTACCAACCGGCACTggcttgcgcgcacctcgactaaatccacgggatacctaccacctcccaccaacaccaggtatcaggtaactctgtccaccaaggctagagtAGATAGGAAGAaaacacctagtgtttgtctctacTGGGAATTGAatctgagacctcatggtgctcatcccaacttcattgagtcactaggccacacccttgggtgcattTAGGACAACCTTCACATGGAAAAGCTATAAACTATATTGTTTGAACTTAAATACAAAAGGCTTACCTTGGAGATTCAAAGATACTGAGATGCTAATGGAAACCTCAAGAGTACATTAATACATTGACAGAATAGGGCCTCACAAACAAGAATGTAAATTTATGAAGACAGCACGTGATTTTATgaagtaaaaaatacataaaacaatGCACGAGTGGTTATAAGAATATAATCAACTAATATGTGGTCGAAAGTAACAGTACTAGTTCTGTTCCTCTCAGAGTTAATTTTTTATCTCTCCATGTCCTCTCTTCAACATGTTGTACCTTTTCGTATCTAAATCCGTTTGCAGGTTAAAAATCATTGGCCTCACCACTCTGAATCCTGCATATGAGGACTATTACATACATTATAGCTAGGCAGATGGAGAACTCCCATCTAACACTAATATCTGGTTTCCCTAGCACAGGCATTTCATTAAAATATTGGACTTAAATATTCTTAACACTCGTAATATATACGTATCAAAATAAGCACCAATACCGAAATGGAAGATATGTTTTAAATACCAGTATAACTAGGCAAAATTTGTTAAAATCTAACAGAAAGAACGAACCAATGAAAGATGGATGAGAGGATGATTACCTGGGCAGCATGAGCGAATTCAGGTAATGGATTTCCATTGTTGTATGTTACTTTGAT
Proteins encoded:
- the LOC107851235 gene encoding superoxide dismutase [Fe] 3, chloroplastic isoform X1, which encodes MSCNRVCTSSCSQVLVTTELNIPCRVSNVGLRQKRSTNGHRKVFAYYGLKTPPYKLDALEPYMSQRMVEVHWGEHHRGYVEALNKQLEKNDILYGCTMEELIKVTYNNGNPLPEFAHAAQVWNHDFFWESMQPGGGDMPKLGLLQQIEKDFGSFTNFKEKFIEAALTLFGSGWIWLVLNREEKRLAIIKTSNAVNPLVWNDIPLIGLDVWEHAYYLDYKNDKANYVNVFMNHLVSWDAALGRMARAQAFVNLGEPKIPVA
- the LOC107851235 gene encoding superoxide dismutase [Fe] 3, chloroplastic isoform X2, with the translated sequence MSCNRVCTSSCSQVLVTTELNIPCRVSNVGLRQKRSTNGHRKVFAYYGLKTPPYKLDALEPYMSQRMVEVHWGEHHRGYVEALNKQLEKNDILYGCTMEELIKVTYNNGNPLPEFAHAAQVWNHDFFWESMQPGGGDMPKLGLLQQIEKDFGSFTNFKEKFIEAALTLFGSGWIWLVLNREEKRLAIIKTSNAVNPLVWNDIHAYYLDYKNDKANYVNVFMNHLVSWDAALGRMARAQAFVNLGEPKIPVA